The nucleotide sequence GTGGGAAGTCTGAGGGAGCAGAGCCTCTGACAGGGCAGGGTGTTGCCCTATTGTACACAGGATCACTGTGTACTGGGACCAccttgacagcacctagcaacagcagtgCAGCGTTTCAATGGAGTGTTTTAGTATGGTATTCTCCAAGAGTCAAAAGGCCTCAATCTATGGCATGGGCTTGACCGCAAGTGTTTACCTTTTTCTTGCCAAAGCATTTTTTGTTCCAGCATTACCAGTAGGGAGGGGTTTATAATCAGAGGACTTCAAGAGTCTCATGTGATGCAATCAGAGCAGGGTGTAAGACATGGGACACTGATGAGCTCAATTATGCTTCAAGGGTGCCCATTGGCTTTGAAGAAAGGGCACATTCCTCCACAAAGAGCAAAGCCAACAAATGCATAGGCAGCGAGTCTCTGGATTCCTTTATGCACATTTTATTAGAAAAATAATAGGGGTGCTTATGCAAATGAGCAGGACGCTATCCAGATAGGCGTGTCATGCCCACCAACTTCAGGTATAAATAGCCCCATACAGCAAGAGACCTTCATTCACACTTGAACAACTTCATCTTTCCAATCTATCCAAACCCTCTTCAACACCTGCCATCATGACTCGTTTCTTCTGCTGTGGAAGCTACTTCCCAGGTTATCCTTGCTATGGGACAAACTTCCACGGGAACTTCAGAGCCACCCCCTTGAACTGTGTCGTGCCCCTGGGCTCTCCCCTGAACTATGGCTATGGCTGCAATGGCTACGGCTCCTTGGGCTACAGCTTTGGCGGTAGCAACATCAACAACCTGGGCTGCGGCTATGGTGGCAGCTTCTGCAGGCCTTGGGGCTCAGGCTCTGGCTTCGGCTACAGCACCTACTGAAGAACCCACGGCATCAGGACCCTTGATTAATTCCAGTTGCACAGAACAACCACCCGAAGAGCAATGACTGCATTCCTGCCTCCGGCGCCCTAGAGAGATCCATCTTCCATCTCCCATCTTCCAGCTGACTGCTTTCCATGGTCCTGGTCTTTGATGCTGCCAAATGACATCACACAGGCCTCAAATGCTGTACTGGGACTCTGCAGATAATGGACAGAAAGACTTATTTCCCTGACCCTCTTGACTTTTATCCACAAAGCAAGTCATTTGCTTCTCAAGGTTGCTCTGCTCATGGGTTGCTAAATTCTCCTTGACCCTATGGCTATTTGGAGGGGTgtgcagggtggggtgggtgggtacaAAGGGGTTCTGCTGTTAGTCGCCTAATAAacttatttcattcagcataacaaattttgttctgatgatttactttactcttTTTATGCCCGTCAATTTATCTTCTAGTTTCAACCTGAGATGGTTGACTTCAACCAAACCCTTTTCAAAatctcattttgttttctttatctcaagCTGTACAGCCAAGTTAGAGTGATGTTTAATAAATTTAATCCAAATGCactgtaattgctttttctcccTGCTAATTATTAACAGGAACATTTCTTAGCTGATGAATGAGAGAGCATTTTATCCTCCTTTCCTTCCAAATTCATAACCGGACTCATTTGTGgtcaatttgattctgactcagagcccccCTACAGgagagaatagaactgccccacagagtttccaaggttgtctgTTTTTCGAGAAGCAGGCCACCTCATCTGCTCCCAGGGAGGAACTGTTGGTTCAACCTGACAACCATTAGGTTGGCAGGGGGGGATCACTCACCACCCCATCACAGCGCCTTCCGCCTTTAAGAGATGGGAACATAATTCCATGTTGGCTTATTTCTATTTTGCCAGTTTTTGTAGAACTCAGCTCTAGTGGTATTTATACTCCTCTGCTGGAAGAATTGCAACTACATGAAGGGTTTGTCTTTAGGAGTTCCCAACGGTTTTGTCacgaaggggaaaaaaacaacagctAAAACCATGTAGTCTTCTCTCCTCCCCTGTTCGACAggtgaattttatttttctcatgttcTTTAACTCTGATTATACGTATATGTGCTATTAAAAATGAAGCATTGATTCTTTGACATGTTCGTTGTCATCAAAGTACTTGAAATGACATGTGTTCTGTACATAGAAATTCTTTTACTGGTCTCCTTGCTTCATAGGAAAACATgctttatgattttaaaaatgtattcactTAGATACCCAATGTTTATTGTGTCCTTACCTCAAAGAAAATCGAAACTACTACTGTGGAGTAATTTCAACTCGCggtgatcctatgggacagagtagaactgcttcataaggtttcaaaagttttaaatttctgtggaagcacactgcctcatctttctcatgtgagTGCCCGTAGACGATTCTCAAAAATTGTCCATTGATTTGACGTGTTAAATTTCCTTCTCAGGGGCACAAAATGTATAATCCAACATAAAGTTAATTCAAGTGTATGTGCACtattctgacctttgttctaggGACTTGGGAGCTATGTGCACATGTAAGTTAGAGACCACCAACCTACGAAGCAGATTGCTTTCTTCTGAGTATCCATTCATCCAGTACATTATAACACAAAACACTGACCTAAGGATTGTCTCATGGCaatgaatgaaacacaacccGTCTTCAAAAGTTAACTATATTCTagtgaataaattaaaaatacaatCAATAAACTCATATTTTGGGCCAATTAATGTGACATAGTCATCCAGAGAACTACAAGGTAAGCttctggttgttaggtgccaacgagttcattctggctcctagtgacccactGTTGAGCAGACGAAACACCGCCGGTCCCGTGCCATGCTCCCCATTGTGCTGATGTTTCAGCCCTTTGTTCTCATCACGGTTTCCAGCCCTCTCATTACGGCCCTCCTTCTTTTCATGGCCCCTCCTCTTCACCTGTTTACATGAGCCTGTTGTAGACTTATATAAAAGAGAAGTTTGGGTACGTGAAAGCACGAACATTAGCGGCAGTTGAGTAAGGGTTACGTATTGAGGCAGATATGGCTGTGCCATAGGGAAAAGAAACAGAGTTTCTGTAAGTTAAATGGGCTATCACTGACCATAAGACAATTCAATGCATTTCAAGTATGATGCTGGTGAATACCATAAAccggcaaaagaacaaacagatctgccttggaaaatGTTCAGCCAGGATGTTtcatagagacaaggatggcaaggctttatctcacgtagtttggacatgttttcaggagaggccagtctttggggaaggacatcatgtttgataaaatagaggggcagcaaaaaagaggaaggcccttgacaagatggattgccacagtggctgcaacaatgggtttaaacacatggacaattgtgaggatggcacagcatgGCAGTGCATGAGCTAACTTGCCTGGGGGAGCCTCCAGGGGTGGTCAAATACTGCATAGGAAATACTTGATCTCTACTAAACACAACCATACTATTCCTTAGGAGTGACAATGGCaagccttcatctcacatacttttgatATGTttgcaggagggaccagtccctggataaggacatcctgtttggtaaaggtcAGCGAAAAGGAGGGAAAACCTCAGGGAGacggagtgacacagtggttgaAAGATTGGTCAGGCAGCATTTTCTTCTGTAGCTctaagttggaaccaaattgatagCACTTAATAATAACCATATATTGCTAAATCCCTTTTTCCTATCATGTATGTACAGTGCTATAGTTTTACCTTTAACTCTTGTAGAGTTAATTGAAGTTTTTTTCCCTCATTTACCCTAAGAACaaagtgaagaagaagaagaagaaggagaagaagaagaaggactaCAACAAGAACCTGTGTAGTCAGATAGATTTTAACCTCATAGGGCCAAGTTTagctgctccctaggatttctaATGATgtaaactttacaggagtagaaagcctggtctttctccagtgaagcaCATTTGCAGCGAGCAGCCTAacgcataacccattatgccaccagcacAAGTATGATACAATTATGAAAATCAAGAAATTTAATATTGATGTAATACTAGTGTCTATTCCACAGTCCCTATCAAATTTAATCAATTGTCCAATAATGCATTTTGTAGTAACTTTTTCTCCTCGTCCAGGGACCAATATAGTATTATGCATGTCACTTGGTAACAATtaatcttttttattaaaaatttttaaatcgttttcttaggggctcatacaactcttatcacaatccatacacacatcaattgtgtaaagcacatctgtacattcattgccctcatcattctcaaaacatttgctctccacttaagcccctggcattagttcctcagttttcccctccctccctgctgccccatcccttgtgaacccttgataatgtataaatcattttgtcatacctttaaggtgaccagattttaacattggtaaagcgggacaccattgataaaacttatatcctggcaaaataggcacatggcagctgaaaaccgtctaccctagcttgccgtgcattctttcaaaaaatcgggactttttcaAATGCCATGGGATGCGGGACAATTTGTTAAAAATCTGGACTGTTCAGCCAAAAGTGGGATATCTGGTCAGGCCATCACTCACTTTTTGGTGTCTGTCCCCCACGGAgaaggtcacacgtagatccttataatcagttccccctttccctctacccttccagtattgccactcacaccactggtcctgaagggatcatctgccctgaattccctgtgtttccagttcctatctgtaccagtgcacatcctctggtttagccagacttgcaaggtagaattgggatcatgttagtgtgtgtgtgtgtgtgtgtgtgtgtgtgtgtgtgtgtgtgtggtgggagtgtgtgtgggggtgggagggaggagaggaagcatttaggaactagaggaaagttgtatgtttcttcattgctacattgcaccctgactggcttgtctcctccctgagacccttctgtaaggggatgtccagtgacctacaaatgggttttgggtttccactccacactccgcccctcattcactatgataagattttttgttctgatgatgcccgatacctgatccctgcaacaccttgtgatcgcacaggctggtgtgcttc is from Tenrec ecaudatus isolate mTenEca1 chromosome 2, mTenEca1.hap1, whole genome shotgun sequence and encodes:
- the KRTAP7-1 gene encoding keratin-associated protein 7-1, with amino-acid sequence MTRFFCCGSYFPGYPCYGTNFHGNFRATPLNCVVPLGSPLNYGYGCNGYGSLGYSFGGSNINNLGCGYGGSFCRPWGSGSGFGYSTY